The DNA sequence TGAAGCCGAAATCAATAACAATCAGAGCCGGACCCAGATAACATTTTACAGTGAGGTGTTAGGAATTCCGCGAGTGTTTTCACTGTTCAAACTGAAATGAATCTAGCAACCTcttgaattgaaaatggtcAACGTAGACCTAGACGTTGCCTTAAATACGAGGTGCTTGTGTGAAACAGATTCAGAATAAACATGAACGTTAAACGGGCAGCATGCCCTAATAGAAGTGTTTCATTCTCAAGTAGAAAGAATTTAGCTTTCTGGCACTGACAAAGTGCGGGGAGAATATCCCTTCCAGTGGCTAGAATTCTGTTGTTAGTGTAGCTGTACCGGCCTATATCTAAAATTTCGAACATGGCGACCGAGACAGGACCGGTTCAGTCGCGCTGAAGTAATCAGAGATTTGGACCAATGGTGTGAAGAGTTTGGTCATTCCTGAAAAATTGGTGCACTCACTGACTACGAATGACGATTCTGGTCAACGAATTGAAATGTTTGCACAATCGACAGAGGGTTTGGTCATTCGGGGAGAAGAATTGGTTCAATCTTTCAATGGTATGAAGAGTTTGGTCATTCCTAAAAAATTGATGCACTCAGTGACTACGAAAAAGGATTCGAGTCAACGAATTTAGATGTTTGCACAATCGACAGAGGGTTTGGTCATTCCGTGAGAAGAATTGGTTCAATGTCATAGTCAATGTATAACCGGGGATTTGCATCCGGCATTGGaaagacgaaaattgaaatgatggGAGAAACAAAGGCAGTGGAATTGGCTAGTGTGGTCTCCTCTCTTCGCTCGAAAACCACAGATGGGAGTGTTAGGAATTCCGCGAGTGTTTCCACTGTTCAAACTGAAATGAATCTAGCAACCTcttgaattgaaaatggtcAACGTAGACCTAGACGTTGCCTTAAATACGAGGTGCTTGTGTGAAACAGATTCAGAATAAACATGAACGTTAAACGGGCAGCATGCCCTAATAGAAGTGTTTCATTCTCAAGTAGAAAGAATTTAGCTTTCTGGCACTGACAAAGTGCGGGGAGAATATCCCTTCCAGTGGCTAGAATTCTGTTGTTAGTGTAGCTGTACCGGCCTATATCTAAAATTTCGAACAGAGGTGTAGGCAATATTTTTGGCAAATTATTTTCAGGACTATTCATTTCCAGCCCATAAAGTACGTGCTCCCTTACATAAGCAAAGATTCGAATCTGGACCATTTGTTCAGCTCAGAGCGGTACCCATTATTGATTCATAAAATGTCGTTAGTTTCATATTGTTATTGAGGTTAGGGTGCATCGAATGAATAGTTAGTTGTGAGCGGACTGAACTTTATAAAATGAAGAGCCCACATGCATATCAGTCTATCATAAGGCCGCGGTTTGCAATCAATTTGTGCTACCCGTCTCATTTGACTTGGCTTACATGCTTTACTCTTTTCTGTGGCCGGTTACCTGTCGAAAGCGTCTTCAGGTATTTTTGGTGAAAGCTTAAAGCTTTGAGTTTAGTTCAGTAGAACTTAAAGTATTCAATTTGTAGGTCATTCGTGATTTTACATCTCACAACCTTCtaataatttggaaaaaaaattgttttattcaaGCTGTTCTTAGTGGCGTGTAGTGGAACAACTAATGAGTGCTAGTTCAACTAGCCGGTGTTACCACCACACAAATGTCCTGAGGCCGAAACAGTTGCCTTCGCTTCGATAGCTCTTTCTATCACCTCACTTCGCTTGAAATGTagtgggaaagggaagagaaAGTCAAACTCTGATATTCTTCGCTTTTCGCTGTTGGGCTTGTTAAAAAGTCAAAAGTGAGACATGGTAGTTTAATTGGTCCGTTTTCAAAACCCTAATAACGTACTTATAATACCGTACGCTCGCtcaattgaatgttttatcatgaacacaaaaaacatttgttttacGGCTTGAGTCCAAGAAAGGTCTTAGGGTTGGCCAAGACGAATGGAATTTTAACATAGAATTCCTGTTGAAAGGTCTGAAAGTTCACAGTTCGAAAGGTTTGAAACCGCGGCCTTATATGAGAGACTGATATGCATGGGGGCTCTCGATCGTTTagacaaaatatatttttaagaaaagtaTTCCACAATTTGTAACGTACAGAAAACATCTCCACAAGAAGaacatttgttaaaaaatcgaattttgcTCGTACTTGCTCTAGGTATTTAACTCTatgtgaaaaacaaatttggaaAGACGAAtgtaatgtgtgtgtgtgtgaataGATCCGCTTGAAATTAATCGATATTCTATCATCCACTCTGATTCATGATGAAACGACAACGTTAACCTAAATTGATTTCTGTAGAcacatttgaatttaattcgaTACGCGCCGATATATTGTAAAATGTTGTCCGTGTACATGCCAATCAGACaatgtgtacaaaaaataacagaaattccTCTAATAACTTTACATTCAACGATGAGATTGATTGAAAGCTAAATTTAGTTTGTCGAAAGctttaatacaaaattaacAATCGATTACATTTGATTGCTCTGCCAATACGATAATTCAATCCAAACCAGTCAGAGGTCAGTGtaataaattcataaaatcgaACGATCGGAAAATACACTTTTTCGGACCATATGTACTTCATCGAGAAAACAATTTGTTGCTACGGCAATTAGATAGATAACTAGCCACTTCAACTAATATGATCAAGGCAAGTCATAATACTTTTCCATTTGATTTGGAAATACGGACACCTGAATTTCACCACTGTCCATGGCGTAGAAATGAAGTACGAGACCAATTTTCGTGGGAATCTTAAATGACTTCATCGAGACGCGCATGCGAATCATTCCTTTGCTATTTTCATAACGaattaaaacttgaaaaaataaattatcacTTTTACCATATTCCAACTTTCAAATTcgatattttaatttcactgACTTCTTCCACTTTCCCACCCCACATattgaattcttttttaaCCTGTCTTCGGCGGAGTCATTGGTTCACTTTAGCGTTTGCTGGCCCCAtatcaaaagtaaattttttgacCCGCCCCTTAAGGTAGCTGCCGAATCCTACTTCTACTCACAAAAATGATCTCcaaaacagaataatagacgCGGCAATAATTCGGAATTTCGCTGCCAATTTCACTACTACACCGAGATTTTTAAGATCGGGAATATTAGCAATGGAGACGGTCTTAAGAACTAAAAGCGGTGATGACGAAAGTGACGCCCGAAAGATGctcatgctacatgcgtcaaaAGCCGATGCCAACCCGAATATAGTGTCGAATCTGTTTGTACACTGCTCCAAGATGACAATTAGACGGGAGATACATACCCAGTTAGAGGATTGGAAGGTTGCAGCTATCGAAGTTATACAAAACAAACATGtatgattttattgatacCCACATAACAGTAAAAGCTATTTTCGTCGGGTGTAAATTATTTGGAGTTTTCAAATATGCATGATTTGCAGGTAAATGAAGTGATACTCAGATGCATTGAGGAGTATGGCGTAAACGTAGAGCAGTCGACTAGTGGTGTGgttaaaattgtttatgtTAACAATTCTTGCCAAAATTTGAGAGGCTTTTCTGGTATTAATGAAGTGTACATAAATGCCGTCCATTTTCTACTGTCACTTCATGTGTACGATGCGATAATAGCTGACAAACACGATTTAGAACTACGGCTGCAGGTTGACATCATCAACGTGGCTATCCACGAGTTGGCTCATTTGCAACTACGCAAAGTAATAAATCTACTTTTAAACTAAGAACTaattcttataattcgcttcATATTTTAGGCGATGAATGATTTCAACACCAGTTACCCTATATTAGCGAAGAGTAATGCACTTCCCGACAACTATTTAGAGTTCGGAAGGTACGTTGAGGAGCAGATTTTTGGGGCTCCAGTAGATTGGATGGAGAGCGATGTTGATGTCCATTATTTAGAAAGCATTGTGTCGTCAGTCAAAAGCGATAGCCCGATACCAAAGTTAACGAATGTGGACGAAATTATTGTGCGTGAATATCCACTTTTAATGGCACTAGATTATAAGAATTCACAATCCTATTGCTAGACCGATCCGGTTTGAGATGCATATGCCGATTTGCAAGCTAGTTTATATAAAAAGAAGAGTAGTGAGTAGTGAAGTTGTCGACATTTCACTCATTTTTTGATGTCGTCACAccccaatttatttttgcatgtACTTAATGGTTACGATggaattaaacgaaaaacttGGATTATTTACTTTTCTCTTATCTTATCTTATTGATCAAAACTGTGACATGAGCATTATGCAATGACAACTGCCTGAAAAAACTTCTCCTTTCTCGTCGCATATTTAGTTTCTCTTCATATTCTCTTTTGAGAACATAAtagcaaacaaaatatttgtctgTAAAGTCCATTCTCACGAAGAAAGCAATGTTGCAAGAAAAATCCTTTCGATAGACATAGACATCCCCCATGTGGAAGTAAAAGTGGACGACCAAAGCACAGTTGGACTGGCCAAATATGCGAAAACGACAACAGCGATTCGGGACGCAAGAAGAGAAAGAACGAAATTGCAAATGTGAAACCCGTAACAAGACCCTGAAagttaaaataactaaaaaagTTTGCACACATTATAGTCGTATGTAAAAataaagagaagaagaagagacaTCCACATCCACGCAAACAACTTGTCTGTAAATTTAGATTCaattttagaagaattttttggataTTGAAATTTACCGCTAGAGATTTTTCAAGACTAGCTGCAATAGGCACATGTCTTTTACCTACAATTATTAGTCAAAATATTGTTCCTATTTAACGTGCGATCTACGAATGTATTTGAGGCACGCACTCTACCAAGTTAaatgcaaggttctgaaagaacaggctaagacacccacgaaggcATAAGAATGCAAAGTATGAgttctgttgattttttccatacaaaatttttagtACACAACAATTTCTCTTCAGAGTCAATGGATGAGCCACAAATATATTTTGCATTCTATGCATTCGTTATCAACTCAGATGTGTTTTAACCTGTtcttctttcagaaccttggttaaATGCGccaattcatt is a window from the Bradysia coprophila strain Holo2 unplaced genomic scaffold, BU_Bcop_v1 contig_94, whole genome shotgun sequence genome containing:
- the LOC119084991 gene encoding uncharacterized protein LOC119084991, whose product is METVLRTKSGDDESDARKMLMLHASKADANPNIVSNLFVHCSKMTIRREIHTQLEDWKVAAIEVIQNKHVNEVILRCIEEYGVNVEQSTSGVVKIVYVNNSCQNLRGFSGINEVYINAVHFLLSLHVYDAIIADKHDLELRLQVDIINVAIHELAHLQLRKAMNDFNTSYPILAKSNALPDNYLEFGRYVEEQIFGAPVDWMESDVDVHYLESIVSSVKSDSPIPKLTNVDEIIVREYPLLMALDYKNSQSYC